In the genome of Flavobacterium panacagri, one region contains:
- a CDS encoding CAL67264 family membrane protein gives MGMNKNTVLGWATFIMVLMGFLLIGLGAFRYSDVSGWGFGAVGVGFLANAWVFNALKGRV, from the coding sequence ATGGGAATGAATAAAAATACTGTCTTAGGCTGGGCAACTTTTATAATGGTACTGATGGGATTCTTACTTATAGGTCTTGGAGCTTTTAGATATAGTGATGTTTCAGGCTGGGGATTTGGAGCTGTGGGAGTTGGGTTTTTAGCTAATGCATGGGTTTTTAATGCATTAAAAGGTAGAGTTTAA
- the ettA gene encoding energy-dependent translational throttle protein EttA, producing MSDDKKVIFSMQKLSKTYQGADKPVLKNIYLSFFYGAKIGILGLNGSGKSSLLKIIAGVDKNYQGDVVFQPGYTVGYLEQEPILDDSKTVIEIVREGAAETMAVLEEYNQINDLFGLEENYSDPDKMDKLMDRQAALQDKIDALGAWEIDTKLEIAMDALRTPDGDTPIKNLSGGERRRVALCRLLLQQPDVLLLDEPTNHLDAESVLWLEQHLAQYSGTVIAVTHDRYFLDNVAGWILELDRGEGIPWKGNYSSWLDQKSNRMAQEEKVASKRRKTLERELEWVRQGAKGRQTKQKARLQNYDKLLNEDQKQLDENLEIYIPNGPRLGTNVIEAKNVAKAFGDKLLYDNLNFTLPQAGIVGIIGPNGAGKSTIFKMIMGEQATDSGEFTVGETVKIAYVDQSHANIDPNKSIWENFADGQELIMMGGKQVNSRAYLSRFNFGGGEQNKKVSMLSGGERNRLHLAMTLKEEGNVLLLDEPTNDLDVNTLRALEEGLENFAGCAVIISHDRWFLDRICTHILAFEGDSEVYFFEGSFTEYEENKKKRLGGDLTPKRIKYRKLIR from the coding sequence ATGTCAGACGATAAGAAAGTAATTTTCTCAATGCAAAAATTGAGTAAAACCTATCAAGGAGCAGACAAACCAGTACTTAAAAATATTTATTTGAGTTTCTTTTATGGAGCAAAAATTGGTATTTTAGGTCTTAATGGTTCTGGAAAATCTTCTCTTTTAAAAATTATAGCAGGAGTTGATAAAAATTACCAGGGCGATGTAGTTTTTCAGCCAGGTTACACTGTAGGTTATTTAGAGCAGGAACCAATTCTTGATGATTCTAAAACCGTTATCGAAATTGTTCGTGAAGGAGCTGCAGAAACTATGGCAGTTTTAGAAGAATACAACCAAATCAATGATTTATTTGGTCTTGAAGAAAATTATTCAGATCCAGATAAAATGGATAAATTAATGGATCGTCAAGCGGCATTGCAAGATAAAATCGACGCTCTTGGTGCTTGGGAAATCGATACCAAACTTGAAATTGCAATGGATGCGTTGCGTACTCCAGATGGCGATACGCCAATTAAAAATCTTTCAGGAGGTGAGCGTCGTCGTGTAGCTTTGTGTCGTTTGTTATTGCAACAACCAGATGTATTGCTTTTAGATGAGCCTACCAACCACTTAGATGCTGAGTCAGTTCTTTGGTTGGAGCAACATTTAGCACAATATTCAGGAACTGTAATTGCTGTAACGCACGACCGTTATTTCTTAGATAACGTTGCAGGATGGATTTTGGAACTAGATAGAGGAGAAGGTATTCCATGGAAAGGGAACTATTCTTCTTGGTTAGATCAAAAATCAAACCGTATGGCTCAGGAAGAAAAAGTAGCTTCAAAACGTAGAAAAACTTTAGAGCGTGAGTTGGAGTGGGTTCGTCAAGGTGCAAAAGGTCGTCAGACAAAACAAAAAGCCCGTTTACAGAATTACGATAAATTATTAAATGAAGATCAAAAACAACTAGATGAAAATCTAGAGATCTATATCCCGAATGGACCTCGTTTAGGAACAAATGTTATCGAAGCTAAAAATGTAGCTAAAGCTTTTGGTGATAAATTATTATATGATAATTTGAACTTTACTTTACCACAAGCGGGTATTGTTGGAATCATCGGGCCAAACGGTGCTGGTAAGTCTACTATTTTCAAAATGATTATGGGAGAGCAAGCTACTGACAGCGGTGAATTTACGGTTGGTGAAACAGTAAAAATTGCTTACGTAGATCAGTCTCACGCCAATATTGATCCAAATAAATCGATTTGGGAAAACTTTGCTGATGGTCAAGAATTGATCATGATGGGAGGAAAGCAAGTAAACTCAAGAGCTTACTTATCACGTTTCAACTTTGGTGGTGGAGAGCAAAACAAAAAAGTATCCATGTTATCTGGTGGGGAGCGTAACCGTTTACACTTGGCGATGACTTTGAAAGAAGAAGGAAACGTACTTTTACTGGATGAGCCTACGAATGACCTTGACGTAAATACACTTCGTGCATTAGAGGAAGGTTTGGAAAATTTCGCTGGTTGTGCTGTAATTATTTCTCACGACAGATGGTTCTTAGATAGAATCTGTACGCACATTTTAGCTTTTGAAGGAGATTCTGAAGTTTATTTCTTTGAAGGAAGTTTTACGGAATATGAAGAAAATAAAAAGAAACGTCTTGGTGGTGACTTAACTCCAAAACGTATTAAATACAGAAAATTGATTAGATAA
- a CDS encoding thiol-disulfide oxidoreductase DCC family protein has product MESLPKDKKIILFDGVCNLCDSAVQFIIKHDKKDVFRFVALQSELGIKICKHLGIGFSKMDSIILYNPGTAYFYKSSAVIEIAKNFGSFWKLLLIFRIVPIFISDRIYNYVAKNRYNWYGKKESCMIPTPELKSKFL; this is encoded by the coding sequence ATGGAAAGTCTTCCAAAAGATAAAAAAATAATTCTTTTTGATGGAGTTTGTAATCTATGTGATTCTGCTGTGCAGTTTATTATTAAGCATGATAAAAAAGATGTTTTCAGATTTGTGGCATTGCAATCAGAATTAGGTATTAAAATTTGTAAACACTTGGGAATTGGTTTTTCAAAAATGGACAGTATTATTTTATACAATCCCGGAACTGCTTATTTTTACAAATCTTCAGCTGTAATTGAAATTGCTAAAAATTTTGGCAGTTTTTGGAAATTACTTTTGATCTTCAGAATTGTACCCATTTTTATTAGTGATAGAATTTATAATTATGTTGCAAAGAACAGATACAACTGGTATGGTAAAAAAGAAAGCTGCATGATTCCTACTCCGGAATTGAAATCCAAGTTTTTGTAG
- a CDS encoding endonuclease MutS2, whose translation MISITEKTLQDLQFPTVLETISDGCNTDIGKEKALQIKPFRDKEELMQSLMQTSEYVSSFQNNNAIPNHGFDAISHEIKFLAIEDSFLEVGSFRKIANLSATTNVLLNFLKKFDDYYPNLNARASRVELTKDIISAIDAIVDKYGEIKDNASPALAGIRQNMNLVRGKVNQSFGVALTQYNGLGYLDDIKESFVQNRRVLAVLAMYRRKVKGSILGSSKTGSIAYIEPEATLKYSRELANLEYEEKEEITRILKNLSNVIRPYLPLLIEYQDFLSDIDVVAGKAKYANRINGILPTITEERRLFFREAYHPILYLNNKQKKEVTHPQTIELKQENRIIVISGPNAGGKTISLKTVGLLQLMLQSGILIPVHERSETFLFDRILTDIGDNQSIENHLSTYSYRLKNMNYFLKKCNRKTMFLIDEFGTGSDPELGGALAEIFLEEFYHREAFGIITTHYSNLKILANELPYATNANMMFDEKSLEPMYKLALGQAGSSFTFEVAQKNGIPFGLINRAKKKIEVGKVRFDKTIATLQKERSKLEKTSLNLKEEETRAREESKKMENINTKIQQKLESYQELYDSNQKIIYIGQKIDDIAEKYFNNKNKKELIGEFLKIVEIENSKRKKATPKETKAKVEKQKEIIAEVTVKVEEIRKEKKEKKLKPVIEKPKPILKVGDRVRMLDGRSVGSIDSIEKNKATVNYGIFTSKVSLDELELVEAVKK comes from the coding sequence ATGATCAGTATTACCGAAAAAACGCTACAAGACTTACAATTTCCAACCGTTCTAGAAACCATTTCAGATGGATGTAACACCGATATTGGAAAAGAAAAAGCTTTACAAATAAAACCATTTAGAGATAAAGAAGAATTAATGCAATCCCTGATGCAGACATCAGAATATGTATCTTCTTTTCAAAATAATAACGCCATTCCAAATCACGGATTTGATGCGATTTCTCATGAAATAAAATTTCTAGCCATTGAAGATAGTTTTCTTGAAGTTGGAAGTTTTAGAAAAATTGCGAATCTTTCTGCAACAACAAATGTATTATTGAATTTCTTAAAAAAATTCGATGACTATTACCCAAATCTTAATGCAAGAGCTTCAAGAGTAGAATTGACAAAAGACATCATTTCTGCAATTGATGCCATTGTAGACAAATATGGAGAAATAAAAGACAATGCCTCTCCTGCTTTGGCTGGTATTCGACAGAATATGAATCTGGTTCGTGGTAAGGTAAATCAGAGTTTTGGTGTTGCGCTTACACAATATAATGGTTTAGGATATCTGGACGATATTAAAGAAAGCTTTGTTCAGAACCGTAGAGTTTTAGCAGTTTTAGCAATGTATCGTCGTAAAGTAAAAGGCTCAATTTTAGGAAGTTCTAAAACTGGAAGTATTGCTTACATAGAACCAGAAGCTACTTTAAAATATTCTAGAGAACTTGCAAATCTTGAATATGAAGAAAAAGAAGAAATTACAAGAATTTTAAAAAATCTATCGAATGTAATTCGTCCTTATCTTCCTCTATTAATTGAATATCAGGATTTTTTAAGTGACATAGATGTCGTTGCCGGAAAAGCAAAATATGCAAATCGCATAAATGGAATTTTGCCAACAATTACAGAAGAAAGAAGGTTGTTCTTTAGAGAAGCCTATCATCCAATTTTATATCTGAACAACAAACAGAAAAAAGAAGTTACACATCCTCAAACTATTGAGCTAAAACAAGAAAACCGAATTATTGTTATTTCGGGACCAAATGCAGGAGGTAAAACCATTTCCTTAAAGACTGTTGGTTTATTACAGTTAATGCTGCAATCCGGAATCTTAATTCCTGTTCATGAAAGAAGTGAAACTTTCTTGTTTGATAGAATTTTAACTGATATCGGAGATAATCAATCTATTGAAAATCATTTAAGTACATATTCATATCGTTTAAAAAACATGAATTACTTTTTAAAGAAATGTAATCGAAAAACCATGTTTTTAATTGATGAATTTGGTACAGGTTCTGATCCTGAATTAGGAGGTGCTTTGGCAGAAATTTTTCTTGAAGAATTTTATCATCGAGAGGCTTTCGGGATTATCACAACACATTATTCCAATTTAAAAATTCTGGCAAACGAATTGCCATACGCGACAAATGCCAATATGATGTTTGACGAAAAATCTCTTGAACCCATGTACAAGTTGGCTTTAGGTCAGGCAGGAAGTTCATTTACATTTGAGGTTGCTCAAAAAAATGGAATTCCATTTGGATTGATCAATCGTGCAAAAAAGAAAATCGAAGTTGGAAAAGTTCGTTTTGACAAAACCATTGCTACTCTTCAAAAAGAACGTTCGAAACTGGAAAAAACTTCTTTGAATTTGAAAGAAGAAGAAACGCGTGCTCGTGAAGAAAGCAAAAAAATGGAAAATATCAATACTAAAATCCAGCAAAAATTAGAAAGCTATCAGGAATTATATGACAGTAATCAAAAAATAATTTACATTGGACAAAAAATTGATGATATAGCAGAAAAATATTTTAACAATAAAAACAAAAAAGAACTTATTGGTGAATTTTTGAAAATTGTTGAAATTGAAAATTCCAAACGAAAAAAAGCTACACCAAAAGAAACAAAAGCAAAAGTTGAAAAACAAAAAGAAATTATTGCTGAAGTAACTGTAAAAGTAGAAGAAATTCGAAAAGAGAAAAAAGAAAAAAAACTAAAACCAGTTATCGAAAAGCCAAAACCAATTTTAAAAGTTGGTGACCGGGTAAGAATGCTGGATGGAAGATCTGTTGGGAGTATTGATTCGATAGAAAAAAACAAAGCAACAGTAAATTATGGAATCTTTACTTCCAAAGTAAGTCTGGACGAATTAGAATTAGTTGAAGCTGTTAAAAAATAA
- a CDS encoding uracil-DNA glycosylase: MDVKMHSSWKPVLSEEFEKPYFNTLIDFVKTEYATKVCYPKGNQIFSAFDHCHFDQVKVVIIGQDPYHGPNQANGLCFSVSDGIPFPPSLYNIFREIETDLGKPLPKNGNLERWADQGVFLLNATLTVRQSEAGSHQGKGWEKFTDAVIKQISSESENVVFLLWGGFAQKKAALIDASKHHILKSGHPSPLSANRGFWFGNKHFSQTNEFLKSKGLKEIEW, translated from the coding sequence ATGGACGTAAAAATGCATTCTTCTTGGAAGCCGGTTTTAAGTGAAGAATTTGAAAAACCATATTTCAATACCTTAATAGATTTTGTAAAAACAGAATACGCAACAAAAGTTTGTTATCCGAAAGGAAATCAGATTTTCTCGGCTTTTGACCATTGTCATTTTGATCAGGTAAAAGTGGTAATTATTGGGCAAGATCCGTATCATGGCCCAAACCAGGCTAACGGATTGTGTTTTTCTGTTAGTGACGGAATTCCATTTCCACCTTCATTATATAATATTTTTAGAGAAATCGAAACCGATTTGGGTAAGCCATTGCCCAAAAACGGAAACTTGGAGCGTTGGGCTGATCAAGGAGTTTTTCTTTTGAACGCGACTTTAACCGTAAGACAATCTGAAGCCGGAAGCCATCAGGGAAAAGGCTGGGAAAAATTTACAGATGCTGTAATCAAACAAATTTCATCGGAATCTGAAAATGTTGTTTTTTTGCTTTGGGGTGGTTTTGCTCAAAAGAAAGCAGCTTTGATTGATGCTTCAAAACATCATATTTTAAAATCTGGACATCCTTCGCCTTTAAGTGCGAATAGAGGATTTTGGTTCGGAAATAAACATTTTAGTCAGACCAATGAATTCTTAAAGTCGAAAGGATTGAAAGAAATTGAATGGTAA
- a CDS encoding DUF4258 domain-containing protein: MKFVHRFAYYLIGLIMGCFFVALVFSGKDTRCNYFPNARVLNNLRTKPFQYSDKAVQTLSEKWVDTADVKNTLTYGDVDFDKSNVPFNKGKLYIIEGKTVKNQEIILKVVNYENKAVLEEIIKK, from the coding sequence ATGAAGTTCGTACACCGTTTTGCATATTACCTAATCGGCCTAATTATGGGTTGCTTTTTTGTAGCCCTTGTTTTTAGTGGAAAAGATACTCGCTGCAACTACTTTCCAAATGCTCGAGTTTTAAATAATCTTCGAACAAAACCATTTCAATATTCCGATAAAGCAGTTCAAACTTTAAGCGAAAAATGGGTTGACACTGCTGATGTCAAAAATACTTTAACTTACGGAGATGTAGATTTTGATAAAAGTAATGTTCCGTTCAATAAAGGAAAGCTTTATATTATCGAAGGAAAAACAGTAAAAAATCAGGAAATTATTCTAAAGGTGGTTAATTACGAAAATAAAGCTGTTTTAGAAGAAATTATAAAAAAATAA
- a CDS encoding alanine dehydrogenase, translated as MSITLTPFTKQQLIPQEEKLEVGRFKRELFIGIPKETSYQERRICLTPDAVNSLTYEGHRVMIESGAGESSSYTDKEYADAGAEITKDTKRVFGCPFLLKVEPPTLAEIEMINPETVIISAIQLKTKKKEYFEALAKKKITALAFEYIKDEDGSYPAVKSLSEIAGTASILIAAELMITNEFGKGLLFGNITGVPPTEVVILGAGTVGEFAAKTAIGLGANVKVFDNSITKLRRLQNNLSQRIFTSTIQQKGLLKALRRCDVAIGAMRGKERCPIVVSETMVEHMKKGAVIVDVSIDTGGCFETSEVTTHEKPTFIKNNVLHYCVPNIPSRYSKTASLSISNILTPYLHQIAEDGGLESAIRCNKGLKNGIYLYHGILTNKAIGDWFDLPDNDINLLVF; from the coding sequence ATGTCAATTACCTTAACTCCGTTTACAAAACAACAATTAATACCTCAGGAAGAAAAACTTGAGGTTGGTCGTTTTAAAAGAGAACTATTTATTGGAATTCCAAAGGAAACAAGTTACCAGGAGCGCCGTATCTGCCTTACACCGGATGCCGTAAATTCCTTAACTTACGAAGGACACCGCGTTATGATTGAGTCTGGAGCTGGAGAAAGTTCAAGTTACACAGACAAGGAATACGCAGATGCCGGAGCAGAAATTACAAAAGACACTAAAAGAGTTTTTGGCTGTCCGTTTTTATTAAAAGTAGAACCGCCTACATTGGCAGAAATCGAAATGATAAATCCAGAAACGGTTATTATTTCTGCTATTCAGCTTAAAACTAAAAAGAAAGAATACTTTGAAGCTTTAGCAAAAAAGAAAATCACTGCCCTAGCTTTTGAATATATTAAAGATGAAGACGGATCTTATCCTGCCGTAAAATCGCTAAGCGAAATTGCTGGAACTGCTTCTATCTTAATCGCAGCCGAATTAATGATTACAAATGAATTTGGGAAAGGACTTTTATTTGGAAACATAACTGGCGTTCCTCCTACTGAAGTCGTAATTCTTGGCGCAGGAACTGTTGGCGAATTTGCTGCAAAAACCGCAATTGGATTAGGCGCCAATGTAAAAGTTTTTGATAATTCGATTACTAAACTTCGTCGTCTACAGAATAATTTAAGCCAACGAATTTTCACTTCAACCATACAGCAAAAAGGTCTTTTAAAAGCATTAAGACGTTGTGATGTTGCCATTGGAGCCATGCGCGGAAAAGAAAGATGCCCTATCGTAGTGAGCGAAACTATGGTAGAACACATGAAAAAAGGAGCTGTAATTGTAGACGTCAGTATTGATACTGGAGGATGTTTTGAAACTTCAGAAGTTACAACTCACGAAAAACCAACTTTTATAAAAAATAACGTTTTGCACTATTGTGTACCTAATATACCTTCTCGTTATTCCAAAACTGCTTCATTATCAATAAGTAACATCTTAACACCTTATCTTCATCAGATAGCCGAAGATGGTGGTTTAGAGAGTGCGATAAGATGCAACAAAGGACTTAAAAATGGAATTTATCTTTATCACGGAATCCTAACAAATAAAGCTATTGGCGATTGGTTTGATTTACCTGATAACGATATTAATTTACTTGTATTCTAA
- a CDS encoding DUF4262 domain-containing protein, giving the protein MSEEHNHNCIDFDDLMNNIKINIEKYGLQVIIIEATDYLPSFAYSIGLWQKYNHPEIICFGLSKSLLHEIINDVAEIVKQNEKITEKKNYSNIFEHSRSEFLKVHPKNIQDYFGSAINYYEKEDFTALQLVWTDRNDKFPWEENFEEEFLYKQPLLDRNIDFKFNEPKNLTAFTTRQWLDTEKPIIRVVHDEDGDWQFLTDDEISTENIIIVALEQIILKDKTLNKLFDLNYGEEAERKFIGDEWVRNKVEYDNEE; this is encoded by the coding sequence ATGTCAGAAGAACATAATCACAATTGTATTGATTTTGATGATTTAATGAATAACATTAAAATCAATATTGAAAAATATGGCCTGCAAGTTATAATCATAGAAGCGACTGATTATTTACCTTCATTTGCTTACAGTATTGGACTTTGGCAAAAATACAATCATCCAGAAATTATTTGTTTTGGATTGTCAAAATCTCTTTTACATGAAATTATAAATGATGTTGCCGAAATAGTCAAGCAAAATGAAAAAATTACCGAAAAGAAAAATTACTCAAACATTTTTGAACATAGCAGATCTGAATTCCTAAAAGTTCATCCAAAAAATATTCAAGACTATTTTGGTAGTGCAATTAATTACTACGAGAAAGAAGATTTTACCGCCTTGCAATTGGTTTGGACAGATCGAAATGATAAATTTCCTTGGGAGGAAAATTTCGAAGAAGAATTTCTTTACAAGCAACCTTTGTTAGACAGAAACATCGATTTCAAATTTAACGAACCTAAAAACCTTACTGCTTTCACAACTAGACAATGGTTAGATACAGAAAAACCAATCATTAGGGTTGTACACGACGAAGATGGAGATTGGCAGTTTTTGACAGATGACGAAATTTCAACCGAAAATATCATCATTGTTGCTTTAGAACAAATAATCTTAAAAGATAAAACACTTAACAAACTCTTTGACCTTAATTATGGAGAAGAAGCAGAAAGAAAATTCATTGGAGACGAATGGGTGAGAAATAAAGTTGAATATGACAATGAAGAATAA
- the tsaE gene encoding tRNA (adenosine(37)-N6)-threonylcarbamoyltransferase complex ATPase subunit type 1 TsaE yields the protein MNIVFSLDQIQEVAQQIIDSNPKKIILFNGEMGVGKTTLIKELCKTLGVEDATSSPTFSLVNEYYAVNNQIVYHFDFYRLNKETEALDMGVDDYLYSGNWCFIEWSEKIASLIPEEHSTINIELLADGKRELNLN from the coding sequence ATGAACATCGTTTTTTCATTAGATCAAATTCAAGAAGTTGCACAGCAGATTATAGATTCAAATCCTAAAAAAATCATTCTTTTTAATGGAGAAATGGGGGTTGGAAAAACTACTTTAATTAAGGAGTTATGCAAAACTTTAGGAGTTGAAGATGCAACCAGCAGTCCAACATTTTCATTAGTAAATGAGTATTATGCTGTTAACAATCAAATTGTATATCACTTTGATTTTTATCGATTGAATAAAGAAACCGAGGCTCTAGATATGGGTGTCGACGATTATTTATATTCAGGAAATTGGTGTTTTATTGAATGGTCGGAAAAAATAGCAAGTTTGATTCCAGAAGAACATTCTACTATTAACATCGAATTGCTAGCTGACGGAAAAAGAGAATTGAATCTGAATTAA
- a CDS encoding PglZ domain-containing protein — MDKIKILWVDDEIDLLKPHILFLEKKNYEVTTCNNGLDAIALFEEDNFDIVFLDENMPGMSGLETLSEMKEKKSAIPMIMITKSEEEYIMEEAIGSKIADYLIKPVNPNQILLSLKKNLDDSRLITEKTTLDYQKEFRKIAMELAMVNSYEDWIELYKKLLFWELKLEDINDTAMIEILESQKVEANSQFGKFIERNYEDWFAPKADKPIQSHTLFKELVVPELKKKDKPVLFVVIDNLRYDQWKSFESVVSNYYKLEKEVPYYSILPTATQYARNSIFSGLMPVEMEKQFPQYWKNDVEDGGKNLYEAEFLSAQLKRLGLNIKEDYFKITNYSGGKKLAENFKALKGNDLVTVVYNFVDMLSHAKTEMEVVKELASDDKAYRSLTLSWFKNSPLLEIIQQAQLLGFKLILTTDHGTINVKNPSKVVGDKNTSLNLRYKTGRSLTYEQKDVYVVKEPKTIGLPAINMSSSFIFAKNDFFLAYVNNYNHYVSYYKNTYQHGGISLEEMIIPFLVFNPK; from the coding sequence ATGGATAAGATCAAAATACTTTGGGTCGATGATGAAATCGATCTTTTAAAGCCCCACATATTATTTCTAGAAAAGAAAAATTACGAAGTTACCACTTGTAACAATGGTCTTGATGCCATTGCGTTATTTGAAGAAGATAATTTCGATATTGTTTTTCTGGATGAAAACATGCCCGGAATGAGCGGTTTGGAAACCCTTTCTGAAATGAAAGAAAAAAAATCAGCCATTCCCATGATTATGATTACCAAAAGTGAGGAAGAATATATTATGGAAGAAGCCATAGGTTCTAAAATCGCCGATTATTTAATTAAACCGGTTAATCCGAATCAGATTCTATTAAGCTTAAAGAAAAATCTGGATGATTCAAGGTTAATTACTGAAAAAACTACTTTAGATTATCAAAAGGAATTCAGAAAAATTGCAATGGAATTAGCAATGGTTAATTCTTATGAAGATTGGATCGAGTTGTATAAAAAATTATTGTTCTGGGAATTAAAACTCGAAGATATCAATGACACTGCGATGATCGAAATTCTGGAATCTCAAAAAGTAGAAGCCAATTCGCAATTTGGAAAATTCATTGAACGAAATTATGAAGATTGGTTCGCACCAAAAGCAGATAAACCTATACAGTCTCATACTTTATTTAAAGAATTAGTAGTTCCTGAACTTAAAAAGAAAGACAAACCAGTTCTTTTTGTTGTAATTGACAATCTGAGATACGATCAATGGAAATCCTTTGAAAGTGTAGTATCAAATTATTACAAATTAGAGAAAGAAGTTCCTTATTATTCTATCCTACCAACCGCTACGCAATACGCCCGAAATTCAATTTTCTCAGGTTTAATGCCGGTTGAAATGGAAAAACAATTTCCTCAATACTGGAAAAATGATGTGGAAGATGGAGGGAAAAATCTTTATGAAGCAGAATTTCTTTCAGCGCAATTAAAGCGTTTAGGCTTAAATATTAAGGAAGATTATTTTAAAATCACGAATTATTCTGGAGGTAAAAAGTTAGCCGAGAACTTTAAAGCTTTAAAAGGAAACGACTTAGTTACGGTAGTTTACAATTTTGTCGACATGCTCTCGCACGCTAAAACAGAAATGGAAGTCGTAAAAGAATTAGCATCAGACGACAAAGCATATCGTTCGCTGACATTAAGCTGGTTTAAAAATTCCCCACTATTAGAAATCATTCAGCAGGCACAGCTTTTAGGATTCAAATTAATCCTGACAACTGACCACGGAACAATAAATGTAAAAAATCCGTCGAAAGTTGTGGGAGATAAAAATACAAGTCTAAATTTGCGTTACAAAACAGGGCGTAGTTTGACATACGAACAAAAAGATGTATACGTAGTGAAAGAACCTAAAACAATTGGTCTTCCAGCTATAAATATGAGTAGTTCGTTTATTTTTGCTAAAAATGATTTTTTCTTAGCCTATGTAAACAACTACAACCATTATGTGAGTTATTATAAAAACACGTACCAGCATGGCGGAATTTCATTAGAAGAAATGATTATTCCGTTTTTGGTATTTAATCCGAAATAA
- a CDS encoding HD domain-containing protein, whose product MTHINKLKIFNDPIYGFITIPNELVYDLIQHPYFQRLRRISQMGLSYLVYPGANHTRFHHALGCMHLMKKAIDTLRFKDVVISEEEENALLIAILLHDIGHGPFSHAMEKSIVEDVHHEAISLLFMNQLNEEFDGKLSLAIQVFKGEYHRKFMLQLISSQLDMDRMDYLKRDSFYTGVAEGNVNSERLIQMMNVENDVLVIEEKGIYSVEKFLLSRRLMYWQAYLHKTSLVAELILMKVLKRAKELTLKGVKLPCSEPLSYFMHNKITLEDFDAEKLDLFSQLDDFDIISALKAWQRHSDFILSTLSKMIINRDLLKIKLSAEKIPMEESQSLKEEFAEAHQISAVDAGYFIFRGKIKNQAYSKEAEPIRILKKDKTIEDVVEASDQLNLKSLSKLVTKYYICFPKQLI is encoded by the coding sequence GTGACTCATATCAACAAACTTAAAATATTCAACGATCCTATATATGGTTTTATAACGATTCCGAATGAGCTGGTTTACGATTTAATTCAGCATCCGTATTTTCAACGTTTACGTAGAATTTCTCAAATGGGATTATCGTATTTGGTGTATCCAGGCGCAAACCATACTCGTTTTCATCACGCGTTAGGATGTATGCATTTGATGAAAAAAGCGATTGATACGCTTCGTTTTAAAGATGTTGTAATTTCTGAAGAAGAAGAAAATGCTTTATTAATCGCGATTTTACTTCACGATATTGGACACGGACCATTTTCTCATGCAATGGAAAAAAGTATTGTGGAAGATGTGCATCACGAAGCTATTTCCTTATTATTCATGAATCAGTTGAATGAGGAATTTGATGGGAAATTAAGTTTGGCTATTCAGGTTTTTAAAGGGGAATATCATAGAAAATTCATGTTGCAATTGATTTCAAGTCAATTGGATATGGATCGAATGGATTACTTAAAACGGGATAGTTTTTACACAGGAGTCGCAGAAGGAAATGTGAATTCTGAACGTTTGATTCAGATGATGAATGTGGAGAACGATGTTTTGGTTATTGAAGAAAAAGGAATTTATTCAGTAGAGAAATTTTTGCTTTCCAGAAGATTAATGTATTGGCAGGCTTATTTGCATAAAACCAGTTTAGTTGCCGAATTAATTCTGATGAAAGTTTTAAAAAGAGCGAAAGAATTGACTTTAAAAGGAGTTAAATTACCTTGCAGTGAACCGCTTTCGTATTTTATGCACAATAAAATTACATTGGAAGATTTTGATGCCGAAAAGCTGGATTTGTTTTCTCAATTAGATGATTTTGATATTATAAGCGCCTTAAAAGCATGGCAGAGACATAGTGATTTTATACTTTCTACTTTAAGTAAAATGATTATTAATAGAGATTTGTTAAAGATTAAGTTGAGTGCAGAAAAGATTCCGATGGAAGAATCTCAATCTTTGAAAGAAGAATTTGCAGAAGCGCATCAAATCTCGGCTGTAGATGCAGGATATTTTATTTTTAGAGGAAAAATTAAAAATCAAGCGTACAGTAAAGAAGCAGAACCTATCCGAATTTTGAAAAAAGATAAAACAATTGAAGATGTTGTAGAAGCTTCTGACCAGCTGAATTTGAAATCGTTATCTAAATTGGTAACAAAATATTATATCTGTTTCCCAAAACAACTAATCTAA